One window of the Notolabrus celidotus isolate fNotCel1 chromosome 23, fNotCel1.pri, whole genome shotgun sequence genome contains the following:
- the zbtb4 gene encoding uncharacterized protein zbtb4: protein MVSGEKVLDPLHAGLIQSHLSDQRLAAGLSPLCNSTFTAKSNSTRHQSQQLSPLSSPPLSLVAVDTRHQVKVSSSLPSPLNFCSSNKIEGLHKPAHCVRVLSKPEEEEKEGGVEHLKMKGKRHGGRGEAMVEDRLEEMADGPKNAKITLSFPLSAAPLPASLTSPSHCRSSSSSSPSPHRRRPSSKSSDEGSLWKLDATTDVKHRPFKPSRHDSSPSSSPSSSSSPMIVHALMRKDIKSPPPLKCSKLNPETQFHRSPPRSSSGGCYGGDGWDERHRLANGTASPSRTAQILFSLGTSTYQKGGDAERREKVTGRPAGKVGSPHGPSLHPPTLQLPPPLPPPPPPPSEGLTAPPHSSSYPPTDSLKPELICGVCHRLFSSASSLTVHMRLHRGSRALSCRYCGKVFIHSKRLQSHETSCRVPGLPSSSLGPPPLTVHPKEEPLEEGEVRVEGGVIMRETDISKARPGKKARSLLARIQGDDAAAGELLEGDENHFVKVVDGNVIYFCSVCERSYMTLSSLKRHSNVHSWRRRYPCHYCDKVFALAEYRTKHEVWHTGERRYQCIFCWDAFATYYNLKTHQKTIHGINPSLISSEKTANGGYKQKANALKLYRLLPMRSQKRPYKTYNDSLHNGLLLPQTESPSLSLPGLGCALGPEDLQSLISGAHHQTVKPDPDAFPDGFPVSGASEQSDLSALKPLPQTHMPQVRKNDSEAPELEQGRCSGSFKMSSSSKTKTPKTGRGTETSMPSVITYGHTKPSVIVHGTAVSSSVIVHSNQVASGSEKSQTNSSSPDTSNNETSYKGSPRPIKKLRESSDSHRKRSRDSSDSTVEQSRGRQGAETGRLIHKSRKSHSKSDISNSKQLLASVGSQVKEAGPLCQITVRIGEEAIVKRSISETDLRRDKSLSPPKNKRGETSLAKEAKEPRHAHSHHHQHRHRLHRRASLEAEDDKEGGDCEKEGRRKSTRSPDRVREYYFRQGVREQDSDHDGEDNLWRPYYSYKPKRKAQAHLQRVKSWQRKLNFKRSIRLKRRAERLKKRVNKDTDKSQDEEEEGKTEETEQLSKASRDEGEGDEYLSFPFKEKNQGTEEQGKEASCEIATPPLNSPKPPVSTSVAPSGIKRRPWTNGNAAECGTCGRWFSSPRKRDKHELSHLLEFVCLFCRATFPSRDKLEDHQRAQHPKPIEASSAPLKVALGEQVEGLGVKSVPEITKYDEDKGGHGGLVGNTSSTGRLSRRALSRHTCPQCHKVCKTSSALTRHIRRHELSSSPEREREDNDSKPKTTQTDLNTISRDVDTETGQVPSALSVSVISYSSPDPPSSTSDLSTSQQHKDQPSELTNEHQLSESSDRPELTELTHLTPEREPSPQIPEPPLESPVNLTPTKHKFTPATPSTLQSVLVMNGPECLDYRTPSKKSLDSQMHRIPSPAHIMAPTNTSPNVPMTSQTRITTAAPPVSMTTALSSEGGFMKRDGVIMDRERHGGSGVFLHAGYEEPPLVQDLRVQSLSRSPSPNEAQDLTMSSILAREREMEKQREKEREHERRKERERDREVVKVTEKEIEKIQQMSRVVHTPEDQISLLVPKEEPLSPVPSPQHIPTQTTMNGPSSHRHTPKSPCRSPSTVGLLAQSNRQVHSSSQGLDRLTLPTGAAGACDRPSAHALLLPRAPQPPEPEHQDTASSRDSQQEDTTPMGYHAQNYPLPLIVPDGYRSGKKQEENLLMSAYPAGALPFGPLGKMMVPHGGDLAKLPFYPDPYQLLYGPQLLAYPYNLAALPVALNMMAPAGDKVEPLPFLPAIFNYAATAGPYMGAAPHPLVTNPSLYSSSSGSGKKQRDSSSSKP, encoded by the coding sequence ATGGTGTCCGGTGAGAAAGTGTTGGACCCCCTCCACGCGGGCCTTATTCAGTCGCATCTGAGTGATCAACGCCTGGCTGCAGGGCTTAGCCCTCTCTGCAACTCCACATTCACTGCAAAAAGCAACTCCACGAGGCACCAGAGTCAGCAGTTGTCACCGTTATCTTCGCCACCACTGTCACTGGTGGCTGTGGACACTCGTCACCAAGTTAAGGTCTCCTCATCGTTGCCCTCACCCTTAAATTTCTGCAGCTCAAACAAGATAGAAGGGCTACACAAACCAGCCCACTGTGTAAGGGTTCTTTCTAAgcctgaagaagaggagaaggaggggggagTTGAGCACTTGAAGATGAAGGGTAAAAGACATGGGGGTCGGGGAGAGGCCATGGTGGAGGACAGGCTGGAGGAGATGGCTGATGGAcctaaaaatgcaaaaatcacCTTAAGCTTCCCACTTAGTGCTGCCCCCCTTCCAGCCTCTCTGACATCTCCGAGCCACTGTCGTagctcctcctcatcttccccTTCACCCCATCGAAGAAGGCCATCCTCAAAGAGCTCAGACGAGGGGTCTCTGTGGAAACTGGATGCCACCACAGATGTAAAGCACAGACCTTTTAAGCCTTCGAGGCACGACAGCTCTCCGTCCTCTTCTCCATCGTCCTCCTCATCTCCCATGATTGTTCATGCACTTATGAGGAAGGATATAaagtctccacctcctctcaaGTGTTCCAAACTCAATCCAGAGACTCAGTTTCACAGGTCGCCCCCAAGATCCTCCAGTGGGGGCTGTTATGGTGGCGATGGATGGGATGAAAGGCACAGGCTGGCCAATGGCACGGCATCTCCTTCTCGAACTGCCCAGATCCTCTTCAGTCTGGGCACATCGACCTATCAGAAGGGTGGggatgcagagaggagagagaaagtcaCGGGAAGACCAGCTGGGAAAGTGGGCAGCCCTCATGGACCAAGTCTTCACCCACCCACTCTCCAACTTCCTCCCCCTTTGCCaccgcctcctcctcccccttctgAGGGTCTTACTGCACCACCTCATTCATCCTCATATCCCCCTACTGATAGCCTCAAGCCTGAGCTGATTTGTGGGGTGTGCCATAGGCTTTTCAGCTCAGCCTCCTCCCTAACAGTCCACATGCGGCTGCATCGTGGTAGCCGCGCCCTCAGTTGCCGATACTGTGGCAAAGTCTTCATCCACAGCAAGAGACTGCAATCCCATGAGACATCCTGCAGGGTGCCGGGCCTACCCTCCAGTAGCCTGGGCCCCCCTCCTCTCACTGTGCATCCAAAGGAGGAGCCACTGGAAGAGGGTGAGGTGAGAGTGGAGGGGGGAGTGATTATGAGAGAAACAGACATCAGTAAGGCGCGGCCAGGGAAGAAAGCACGGAGCCTCCTGGCTCGTATCCAAGGTGATGATGCAGCAGCCGGGGAGCTACTAGAGGGTGATGAGAACCATTTTGTGAAGGTGGTAGATGGCAATGTCATTTACTTCTGCTCGGTCTGTGAGCGCTCCTACATGACCCTGTCCAGCTTGAAGCGTCACTCTAACGTGCACTCATGGCGGCGCAGATATCCCTGCCATTACTGTGACAAGGTCTTTGCCCTGGCTGAATACCGCACAAAACATGAGGTGTGGCACACGGGAGAGCGGCGCTACCAGTGCATCTTTTGCTGGGATGCATTTGCCACCTACTATAATCTGAAAACACACCAAAAGACTATTCATGGGATTAATCCCAGCCTTATATCCAGTGAAAAAACAGCTAATGGTGGTTACAAGCAGAAAGCCAATGCACTCAAGCTCTACCGCCTTCTCCCGATGCGCTCTCAGAAAAGACCCTACAAAACCTACAATGACAGTTTGCATAACGGCCTGCTACTGCCACAAACTGAATCACCTTCCCTCTCACTGCCTGGCCTGGGCTGTGCTCTGGGCCCTGAGGACCTACAAAGTCTCATCAGTGGGGCCCACCATCAAACTGTAAAGCCTGACCCAGATGCCTTCCCTGATGGATTCCCTGTTTCTGGGGCTTCTGAGCAAAGTGACCTCTCAGCACTAAAACCCCTCCCCCAAACCCATATGCCCCAAGTTAGAAAAAATGACAGTGAGGCTCCAGAGTTAGAGCAGGGGAGATGCAGCGGCAGCTTCAAAATGTCTAGTAGCAGCAAAACCAAAACTCCCAAGACTGGTAGAGGCACAGAAACTAGCATGCCTTCTGTGATAACATATGGCCATACAAAACCCTCCGTTATAGTTCATGGAACTGCAGTGTCATCCTCCGTCATTGTGCATAGTAATCAGGTCGCCTCTGGAAGTGAAAAAAGCCAAACAAATAGCTCATCGCCTGATACCAGCAACAATGAGACTTCGTACAAGGGCAGTCCCAGGCCAATCAAAAAGCTAAGGGAGAGTTCAGATAGCCACAGAAAGAGGTCAAGAGACAGTTCAGATTCCACAGTGGAGCAGTCAAGGGGTAGACAGGGTGCAGAGACAGGCAGATTAATTCACAAATCACGCAAGTCTCATAGCAAGAGTGACATTTCTAACTCAAAGCAGTTGTTAGCATCCGTAGGGTCACAGGTCAAAGAGGCAGGGCCACTGTGTCAGATTACTGTACGAATTGGTGAGGAGGCCATAGTGAAGCGCAGTATTTCTGAGACAGACCTTAGAAGAGACAAGAGCCTTtctcccccaaaaaacaaacgAGGTGAAACATCATTGGCGAAGGAAGCCAAGGAACCCCGCCATGCTCACTCCCACCATCATCAGCACAGACACCGCCTCCACCGCAGAGCAAGCCTGGAAGCAGAGGATGACAAGGAAGGGGGAGACTGTGAGAAAGAGGGCAGGAGAAAGAGCACCAGGTCCCCTGATAGGGTGAGAGAGTACTACTTCCGTCAGGGCGTGCGTGAGCAGGACAGTGACCATGATGGAGAGGATAATTTATGGAGGCCCTACTATTCCTACAAACCTAAGAGAAAAGCCCAAGCACACCTGCAAAGGGTCAAGAGCTGGCAGAGGAAACTGAATTTCAAGCGCTCCATCAGGCTGAAGAGGAGGGCGGAAAGGCTCAAAAAACGTGtgaacaaagacacagacaaatcacaggatgaggaagaggaggggaagacTGAGGAGACCGAACAACTGTCAAAAGCTAGCAGAGACGAGGGAGAGGGGGATGAATATCTGTCTTTCCCTTTTAAGGAGAAAAACCAAGGTACAGAAGAACAAGGTAAGGAAGCCTCCTGTGAGATTGCTACACCTCCTCTGAACTCCCCAAAGCCTCCTGTGTCTACCTCAGTGGCTCCTTCGGGAATAAAGAGGCGGCCATGGACTAATGGGAATGCAGCAGAGTGTGGTACATGTGGCCGCTGGTTCTCAAGCCCAAGGAAGAGAGACAAACATGAGCTGAGCCATCTGTTGGAGTTTGTTTGCCTCTTCTGCAGAGCCACTTTCCCCTCAAGGGATAAATTGGaagaccaccagagggcccAGCATCCCAAACCTATCGAGGCATCCTCTGCACCCCTTAAAGTGGCCCTTGGCGAACAAGTTGAAGGGCTGGGGGTCAAATCTGTGCCAGAGATTACAAAGTATGATGAAGATAAAGGAGGGCATGGAGGCTTAGTTGGGAATACTTCTAGTACAGGTCGCCTTAGCAGAAGAGCACTATCAAGACACACCTGTCCACAGTGCCATAAGGTTTGCAAGACTTCCTCAGCGCTTACTCGCCATATTCGACGCCATGAGTTAAGCAGCTccccagagagagaaagggaggataATGACTCAAAACCAAAAACTACACAGACAGATCTTAACACCATTAGCAGAGACGTGGATACTGAAACAGGACAGGTACCAAGTGCTCTGTCTGTTTCAGTAATCAGCTATTCATCACCAGACCCACCCAGCAGCACCAGTGACTTATCAACATCACAGCAGCATAAAGACCAACCCAGCGAACTGACCAATGAACATCAATTGTCAGAATCTAGCGACAGACCAGAACTGACAGAGCTCACACACCTAACTCCAGAGAGAGAGCCAAGCCCACAAATACCAGAACCTCCATTAGAAAGCCCAGTTAACCTTACACCCACGAAACACAAATTCACGCCTGCCACACCTTCGACTCTCCAGAGTGTGCTGGTCATGAACGGACCAGAATGTCTGGACTATCGCACCCCCAGCAAAAAGAGCCTAGACAGCCAGATGCACAGAATACCCAGCCCTGCACACATCATGGCACCCACCAACACCTCTCCAAATGTGCCCATGACGTCACAGACCAGAATAACCActgctgctcctcctgtttCCATGACAACAGCTCTCAGCTCCGAGGGGGGATTCATGAAACGGGATGGGGTCATTATGGACAGAGAGAGGCATGGTGGGAGTGGTGTATTTCTGCACGCAGGTTACGAGGAACCCCCTCTGGTCCAAGATCTCAGAGTTCAGTCACTGTCCAGGAGTCCCTCTCCCAATGAAGCACAAGACCTGACCATGTCTTCTATTttagcaagagagagagagatggagaagcagagagagaaagaaagggagcaCGAGAGACggaaagaaagggagagggacagagaagTGGTGAAAGTAACAGAGAAAGAAATAGAGAAGATCCAGCAAATGAGTCGAGTAGTACACACCCCAGAGGACCAGATTTCTCTTTTGGTCCCCAAAGAGGAGCCCTTGAGCCCTGTTCCGTCCCCCCAGCACATCCCCACTCAGACCACTATGAATGGCCCCTCCTCACACAGGCACACTCCCAAGTCCCCCTGCCGGTCCCCTTCAACTGTTGGACTCTTAGCTCAATCAAACCGCCAGGTTCACTCCAGTTCACAAGGACTCGACAGGCTCACACTGCCCACTGGAGCAGCTGGTGCCTGTGACCGCCCCTCTGCCCATGCTCTGCTTCTCCCCCGAGCTCCCCAGCCACCTGAGCCGGAGCACCAGGACACTGCTTCTTCCAGAGATTCCCAGCAGGAGGACACCACCCCGATGGGCTACCATGCCCAGAATTATCCCCTACCCCTCATTGTGCCGGATGGCTACCGCTCTGGTAAGAAGCAGGAGGAAAACCTGCTAATGTCTGCATATCCTGCTGGAGCTCTTCCTTTTGGCCCTCTGGGGAAAATGATGGTCCCTCATGGCGGGGACCTTGCAAAGCTGCCATTTTATCCAGACCCTTATCAGCTGCTCTACGGGCCCCAGCTGCTGGCCTACCCCTACAACCTGGCCGCTCTTCCTGTGGCTCTGAACATGATGGCTCCTGCAGGGGACAAGGTGGAGCCTCTCCCTTTCCTCCCAGCCATCTTCAACTACGCAGCCACTGCTGGGCCCTACATGGGGGCAGCCCCTCACCCCCTTGTGACAAATCCCAGcctttacag